The Brassica napus cultivar Da-Ae chromosome C7, Da-Ae, whole genome shotgun sequence genome has a segment encoding these proteins:
- the LOC106357585 gene encoding probable inactive histone-lysine N-methyltransferase SUVR2, protein MAPNAHIKKAITAMKALGIEEAQIKPVLKNLLVLYDKKWDLIAEDNYRALADAIFETQETQAIEEKKGKEKKANDEAEGSAAEVDRGKRKANEESDDEDALDEPERPLKRLRRRGGEVVSTSASNSPSLGSPCLNETTTHHDQETALVSLPFHPKPTENDPDAAGALVMPKGEPFTDIPSTSTHQDSLENGNSPAPMPETEETNGRVEEPHGSTAATVDVPTTTIKSASEHTVATTPEGSSTLELASSATGQVKINLSFAPATGGSSLHAPSMDELRRAMEDVCLRQYKILDPNFSVTRFLNDIASSYLELATKAEQPANQSPENLPSLTTNVDALKKSAAAMAFTAEGRNDLAAKVMKSANQSPESLRTTKVDVLSKSATATTANTSTDRNGHVRDDENSGVGESTGLVVVPECHISADELRMISSVIDITFGKETVEIPWVNEVNSKVPSPFRYMTQSLVYLDAEVKFSLGNIKDQCCSSCCGDCLSPAMACSCATAPGGFAYTKDGLLQNDFLEECISEARNPQKQVVQYCKECPLEIAKNEETLEPCKGHLKRKAIRECWINCGCTKKCGNQVVQHGLHTKLQVFFTSNGRGWGLRTLEKLPKGAFVCELAGEILTISELVQRSSSEKLTSPVILDAHWGSEEVSGVNRALCLDGTHYGNISRFINHRCVDANLIEIPVHVENMDLHYYHLGLFTTRDIEAMEELTWDYGVEFNDQVYPTRPFHCRCGSEFCRNVKRSSKSKKSKKRA, encoded by the exons ATGGCACCAAATGCGCATATCAAAAAAGCAATTACAGCTATGAAGGCTCTTGGAATAGAGGAAGCGCAGATAAAGCCCGTCTTGAAAAACCTTCTCGTCCTTTACGATAAGAAGTGGGACTTGATAGCCGAGGACAACTACAGGGCACTCGCTGATGCTATCTTCGAGACCCAAGAGACTCAG GCCATTGAAGAGAAAAAAGGAAAGGAGAAGAAGGCCAACGACGAAGCTGAAGGCAGC GCTGCAGAAGTTGACAGAGGAAAGAGGAAGGCGAATGAAGAA TCTGACGATGAAGATGCCTTGGATGAGCCCGAACGCCCTTTAAAGAGGCTGCGGCGCAGAGGTGGGGAAGTTGTCTCTACTTCGGCTTCAAACAGTCCCAGCTTGGGCAGTCCCTGTTTAAATGAGACTACAACTCATCATGACCAAGAAACTGCGCTTGTCTCATTGCCATTTCATCCCAAGCCAACCGAAAATGACCCTGATGCTGCTGGTGCGCTCGTTATGCCAAAAGGCGAGCCCTTTACAGATATTCCTTCCACTTCTACTCATCAAG ATTCCTTAGAAAATGGGAACTCTCCAGCTCCCATGCCTGAGACGGAGGAAACAAATGGACGTGTGGAAGAGCCGCATGGGTCAACAGCAGCTACTGTCGACGTTCCTACAACAACTATTAAGAGTGCTAGTGAGCACACGGTGGCTACAACCCCAGAAGGATCTTCAACACTTGAATTAGCTTCTTCTGCAACCGGTCAAGTGAAGATTAATCTGAGTTTTGCTCCTGCAACTGGAGGATCCAGTCTGCATGCACCTTCTATGGATGAACTACGAAGAGCAATGGAGGATGTGTGTCTCCGGCAATACAAAATCCTTGACCCTAACTTTTCTGTAACTCGTTTTCTGAACGACATCGCTAGCTCCTACCTGGAACTGGCTACGAAGGCAGAACAACCAGCCAACCAGTCTCCAGAAAACTTGCCGTCTCTTACCACAAATGTTGACGCATTGAAGAAATCTGCAGCAGCGATGGCTTTTACTGCTGAGGGCCGTAATGACCTGGCAGCAAAGGTGATGAAATCAGCCAACCAATCGCCAGAAAGCTTGCGAACGACGAAGGTTGATGTATTAAGCAAATCTGCCACTGCAACTACGGCTAATACTTCTACGGACAGAAATGGTCATGTGCGTGACGATGAAAACAGTGGAGTTGGTGAATCCACGGGTTTGGTGGTTGTTCCCGAGTGCCATATTTCTGCGGATGAGTTAAGAATGATCAGCAGCGTCATTGACATCACTTTTGGAAAAGAAACTGTTGAGATTCCTTGGGTGAATGAAGTCAATTCCAAGGTCCCTTCACCTTTTCGATACATGACCCAAAGCCTTGTGTATCTAGATGCTGAAGTGAAGTTTTCACTTGGGAACATCAAGGACCAATGCTGCTCCTCTTGTTGTGGAGATTGCTTGTCTCCAGCAATGGCATGCAGTTGTGCAACTGCGCCTGGTGGCTTTGCATACACAAAAGATGGCCTCCTGCAGAATGATTTCCTGGAAGAGTGTATCTCCGAGGCCCGTAATCCGCAGAAACAGGTGGTGCAGTATTGCAAAGAATGTCCATTAGAGATTGCCAAAAACGAGGAGACTTTGGAACCGTGCAAGGGACATCTAAAGAGGAAGGCCATCAGAGAATGTTGGATCAATTGCGGCTGTACTAAGAAGTGTGGCAACCAAGTCGTCCAGCATGGCCTTCACACTAAGCTGCAG GTGTTTTTCACGTCCAATGGGAGAGGTTGGGGACTTAGGACTCTAGAAAAGCTGCCGAAGGGAGCATTTGTCTGTGAGCTTGCTGGAGAGATATTGACCATTTCAGAGTTGGTCCAACGCAGCAGCTCGGAGAAACTTACTTCTCCGGTAATACTGGATGCACACTGGGGTTCTGAAGAAGTCTCAGGTGTCAACAGAGCTCTTTGTCTTGACGGAACGCACTACGGAAATATCTCCAGGTTTATCAATCACAG ATGCGTGGATGCAAATTTGATTGAGATTCCAGTTCATGTGGAGAATATGGACTTGCACTACTATCAT cttGGGCTCTTCACAACAAGAGATATCGAGGCCATGGAGGAACTTACCTGG GATTATGGCGTGGAGTTCAACGATCAGGTGTATCCCACGCGTCCGTTCCATTGTCGATGTGGTAGCGAGTTCTGTCGGAACGTTAAGCGGAGCAGCA AAAGCAAGAAGTCGAAGAAGAGAGCATGA